The Nitrospirota bacterium genome includes the window GTTATGACATGGACGCCGGGCCGGTAGGGGCTCAGGAGCTCCGGAACTCCTCCGGAACGCCCTGCTCCAGCACCCGCTGGATGCGGGCGGCGGCGATGTGCAGGTCGTACAGGGCCCCGTCAAGCTGGTTGCGGGCCCTGGTGAGGAAGTTCTCGGCGTCTATGAGGTCGGTGGTCGTGGCCAGGTTCTCCCGGTACCGGGCGTCCGTCACCCGGTAGTTTTCCTCCGCCTGCACCACGGCCGTGCGGGCCACCTTGAGCTGCCCCTCCGAAACACTGTAAAGCTCGACGGCTTCCCTGAGCTGCAGGGTCAGCTCCTGCACCGTATCCCGGTACTCCTGCTCCGTCGCCCGGGCGAGGTAACGCGCCTCGGCCATGTCGTGCTTTCTCCTGAACCCGCTAAAAAGGTTCCAGTTGAGGCTGACCGTTCCCAACATTTCGTCCCCGAAGAACAGATGGTGCCCATTGGGAACGACCGAGTCGCCGTACCGCGTATAGGACGCCGAGACGTCCAGGGAGGGATAATACTGGCCCTTTATGGCCCTCATCCTGAGAGTCTCCGATTCCCTCTGCGCCCGGAGGGCCTTCAGCTCGCTCCGCCTCTCAAGCATGGCCTTCTTCATGCCCTCATAGGCGCCGACATCGAGTGCCGGCAGGCCCGCGAAGCCCTCGATTTCCTCGTCCTCGGCAATCTCCACCGCCATCAGCCTGGCCAGTCTCTTCAGCGTCACCCGCACGTTGCCCCGGGCCTGCAGGAGGTTCTGCCGGGCGGTGGCCAGCTCCACTTCCACCTTGAGATAGTCGTTCTTTGCGATGAGGCCCTCCCGGAGAAACGCCGCCGCGTCCTTCAACTGCCGCTCGAGGAGACGCACACTTTCCTTGGCCGTCTGCAGACGGCTCCTGGCCCTCAGGACCTCGGCATAGGCGGTCCGGACCGAAAGCACGATGTCCTCCTGCACGGCACGGCGCTCGTAGACGGCCGCCTCGGCGTTCTTCCGGGCGGCCTGGTAGGACCTCAGGTCCGAGAAGCCCCGGAAAAGATTGTAGCTCGCCTCCAGGGCCACGAGCGAGGTCGTACCGGCCTGAAAGAAAGTGGACTCGCTCGACTTCCGGTAGTTGTAGTTCGCATCGAGCCTGGGCATGAACTCCGAGCGCCTGGAGCCGATGGTCTCCTGGACGGAACGCTCGCGGACGATGAACTGCTGGATGCGGTGGTTGTTCTGAAGGGCCGTCTTGACGGCCTCATCCACGGTAAGGGCGTGCGCCCCACCGGTAAAGGCCAGGACCAGAACAAGGGAAAGCGCCACACGGAGCCGCCTCATGACGTCCCTCCTTCCCGGAGCGAGACTGCCTTCTCCTCCGGTTGCGCCTCCCGGGCAACCTCCTCCGTCCGCCCATCCGGTTCCTTCCGGGTCGGCACCTTCTCCATCCGGATGACGAAAAGCAGAAGCGAGGGGATGATGAAGACCGTAAAGACTGTGGAGACGGCGATGCCTCCCAGGATGACGCTTCCCAGTCCCCGGTAAAGCTCCGAGCCCGCACCGGGGAAAACCACCAGGGGGAGCATGCCGAAGATGCTGGTGGATGCGCTCATGTAGATGGGCCTGAGCCTGGAGCGGGTGGACTCGAGCACCGCCTCCCGGTGCCCCATCCCGTGGTAACGGATGTTGTTCAGGGCCTGGTGGACGATAAGGATGGCGTTATTGACCACGATGCCGACCAGGATGACAAAACCGAGCATGGTCACCACGTCCAGAGGCTGGGAGACGAAGAGGTTCAGTATGGTCAGCCCGACGAACCCGCCCGCCCCGGCCAGCGGTACCGTAAACATGATGACCAGGGGATAGACGAAGTTTCCAAACAGTGCCGCCATGAGCAGATAGGCTATCATGGCCGCCAGAACGAAGTTCCACTGAAGGGCCCTCCGCGTCACGTCGAGCTTGTCGGCCGCGCCCCCCAGTTTGATGTCCACGCCCCCGAGCATGCCCGCCTGCTTCAGCCCGGGGACGATGCGCGTCTTTATGCTGTTCATGGCCGACTCCAGGGGCATGGTTTTCGGAGGGGTGACCTCGAGCGTGACGGTGCGGTTGCGCTCCAGGTGGCGGATCTGGGTAATGCCCGTGGTCCTCTGCATATCCGCCAGGCTCGACACGGGCACCACCTTGCCTCCGGGGGTGACCACCAGGGAGGAGAAGAGGGCTTCCGGCGTGGAGACGTCCTCCTCCGTCGTCAGGAGCACCATGTCTATCTTCTTCTCGCCGGGCTGCTTGAACTCCCCCACGTCCCGGCCGTCCATGAGCACGTCCAGGGCCACGCCCAGGTCCCGGGTGCTCATCCCGTTGCTGCGCAGGCGGTCCCTCCGGGGGACCAGCCGCACCTCGGGATACAGGACCTCCATGGTGGGCACCGGCCTGATCTGCTCGATGCCCTCGGCCTTGATCTTGCCGAAGAGCACCTGCGCCGACTGCACGATGTTATTCAGGTTCTTGCCGCTGATATCCACGTCGATGGTGCGCCCCTGGCCCAGGCGCGTCTGGAAGATGCCGGCCTGAAGGCTCACGCCGAACATGCCCGGCACCGAATAGATCATCCGTGTAAACAGGGGGATGAGGTCGGCCGCCCTGTCAATGCGCTTGCTCGTAGCCCCGAATATCATGAAACCCTCCGACCCAACGTAGAACATGTTCTCGATGGCGGGCAAGCCGTCCCGGTCCTGCCCGATGTACGGCTCCACCTGCTCGAACAGATGCTCTCCTATCTGCTCCCGCTCGGCATAGGACAGGCCCGGCGGAGGAACCATGTAGTTGATGATGAGGTTCCGGTTTCCCTGGGGCAGGTACTCCATCGGCGGTATCAGGAACACCACCACCGCCACGGCAAGGCCCGTGAGCGAAAGGACCGTCACCACCCTGGTGGCCCAGTTCTTCGTCGTCGCGGCGACCGCCGCCATGACGAGGCCCCTTGCCTTCCCGCCCACCGCCGAAAGGACGCCTCCCTTCCGGGGAACTTTTCTCCCTCTCTTTCCGCCCCGGGTCAGCCCGAAGATTTTCCGCGAGAGCATGGGAATGACCAGCACGGAGACGAAGAGGCTCAGGGTGACCGCTGAAACAACGGCTATGGCGATGTCCCGGAAGAGTTGGCCCGCCTCCTCCTGGATGAAGACCACCGGCAGGAAGACGGCCACCGTGGTGGCCGTGGAGGCCAGAACCGCCCCCCAGACCTCCCTGGTGCCGTCATAGGCCGCCGAGAAGGCGGATTTCCCCATCTTCCGATGCCTGTCGATGTTCTCGATGACCACGATGGCATTGTCCACGAGCATCCCCACGGCAAAGGCTATGCCGGCAAGGCTCACCACGTTGAGGTTCCTGCCCAGCATCTGCATGAATATGAACGTGCCGATAATGCTGATGGGGATGGCAGTGGCCACCACCACCGGGGCCCGGGCGCTCTGGAGGAACAGCAGAAGGACCAAAACGGCCAGGATGCCGCCCACGAGGATGTTCTGCTGGATGAGGTCTATGGCCCCCCGGATGTAGGGCCTCTGGTCATAGACCCAGTCCAGGAATATCCCCTGAGGGAGGAGAACCTCCTTGTTCAGACGGTCCACGACCTCCTTGGTCCTGTCCGTCAGGGTGAGCACGTTTGTCCCCGGCTCGGGCTTCACGCCCACTGCGATGCCGCCTTCGGAGTTGTGCATCACCTTGTCGCGCCGCTTCTCGTACCCGAACTTCACGGTGGCCACGTCGCGCACCCGGATGCGGCGCTGCCCGGTGGAGCGCAGGACGACCCCTTCGATTTCCTCCGGGCTGGTGAACTCCCCCGTGGTCCGAATCCGGTAGTCTCGCCGGCTTACGCCCAGGTTGCCGGCCGAGACATTGACGTTCTCGGCCCCGAGGACCTCGATGACGTCGTTTATCGTCAGCCCGTAGGCGGCAAGGCGCTCCGGGTTGACGATTATGTGCATTTCCTTCTCTATGCCGCCGCGGACGAAGAGGTCCGCCACGCCTTCCACCCGCTCCAGGTGCTGGCGCACCTCGTTCTCGAAGAAACTGAAATAGGTCTCCACGGGCCGCGGGTTGCCCTCGACCGACTTCAGCAGCATCCAGACGACCGGCGAGGTGGCCGCACCCGTGGCGTTGATGACGGGCTTTTCGGCGGCGTCGGGGTAGCGGGGGACTTCGTTCAGTTTATTCGACACCCTGAGGAGCGCATCGTCTACGTCCGTGCCGACGCGGAAGCGGAGGGTGACCGTTCCCATGCCGTTGCTGGACTCGCTCTCCATCTCCGCGAGGCCGGGAATGCCCTTGAGGGCCTCTTCCTGCTCCTCGATGATCTCCCTCTCCACCTCGTACGGCGTGGCGCCCCTCCATACGGTGGTCACCGTTATCTCGGGCTCCACCACCGAAGGGGAGAGCTGGTAGGGCATCCTCATGAGCCCTATGAGGCCGAAGAGCACCACCAGGATGACGCCCACCACGATGGTGACGGGCTTGGTTATGGAAAACCGTACGACGTCCATCTATCCGTTGCTCCGGCCCTTCTGCCCGGCCACCGTGACGGGCTGCCCGTCACGGAGCCGCTCGTTGCCCTTGATGACGGCCTTCATTCCGGCCACGAGGCCCGGCCCTTCGATGCCGGCCACGAGCCCTTCGTAACCGGTCACCGAAACGGGGACCATCCTGGCCTTCCCCTCCTGGACGACGAAGACGATGTTCTGGCCGAACATCTCGATGACCGCGTCGCGCAGGACGACGAGCCCCTTGCTCCCGGGCCCCGTGGGAATCCTCACCCGAGCCTCCATGCCCTGAAGAAGCCCGCTTTTGCCCGCAAGCCTCAGCTTGACGGTGAAGCTCCGCGTGGCCACGTCGCCCTTGGGGATAACGGTCAAAACGGTGCCCGCGAGGCTCCTGCCCCCGCTTTGCACCTCGAGGGAGCGGCCCTTCTGGATGTAGGGCAGTATCCTCTCGGGCACGTCCACCAGGACATCGAGGGCGCTGTCATCGGCCAGGACGGCCACGGTGCCGCCCCCCGTCACCCACTCGCCGGGCTCCACCGTCTTTTCCAGGATTATCCCGCCGAAGGGGGCCTCTATGGTCTTCTTCCTCTTTTCTATCTCCAGCCTCTCGAGCTCGGCCCTCAGGGAGTCGCGCTTCTTCTCGAGGGACTGTGTTTTGAAAAAGTGCTCGTCCCTCAGCGACTCCGAAACGGTCTCCTCCCTGTAAAGGTTCTCGATGCGCTCCAGGTCCTTCTTCGCCTTCTGGTACTCAGCCACGGCCTGCTCGAAGGAGGCCCGGACGCCCTGTATTTTTGCCTCCAGAAGCTCGGTGCTCAGGCGGACGAGCACCTGGCCCTTCTTCACCCGCCGTCCTTCTTCGTAGTTGACGCTCTGCACCTGGCCTTCCACTTCCGCCGAAAGGTCGGAGACCTGGGCATAGTAGACGGTGCCCACGAACAGGGCGGAAGGAGCCACCATGCCTTCCTCGATTGCATCGACCACCACCAGGGCAGGCGGCGGACCCGCGGGCTTCTTTTTGGCTGCATCCGGGCCCTTTTCCTCGGAAAGGCCCGCCGCGACCAGGGGCAGCAGGAGAAGCACCAGCGCCAGAACACCCTTCGCCAACCGGGATATCTTCATCTATTCACCCATTCCCTTCAACGAAAAGTCCGTAATGTGCTCCACGATTTCGTCGATGAACTCCCTGCTGTAGGCGCGCCGCGTCAGCCGCTTCACGAGCTCCCTGGCCCGGACAAAATGCACCATCTGGCCGAAGATGCTCGCCATCGAGAGGACGAGCTTCGTCTCGGGCATGTCGGGCCTGGCCCGCCTGAATGCGTCCAGGAGCACCCTGTGCATGGGATAGACTCCCTCCTCGAAGAGAATATCTGTGGCCGTGCCCTTGCCGGAGAGCTCCGAGAAGAAGATGTTCAGAAACTGCTCGGACTCCCTGGAGGAAAGCATGTCCTCGAGGAACTCCCGCACGAACATGCGGATGACCTCTTTCAACCCGGGCTTCCCCTCGGCGGGCACCACGCTCAGCAGGGCGTCTGTCTTCTGGGAAACGCTCTCCGTGAGCCTCCTCCGAAAGAACTCCCTGTAGAGGTTCTGCTTCCCCTGGAAGTGGTAGTTGATGGCGGCCACGTTGACCCCCGCCCGCTCGGTCAGGTCCCGGACGCTCA containing:
- a CDS encoding TolC family protein, yielding MRRLRVALSLVLVLAFTGGAHALTVDEAVKTALQNNHRIQQFIVRERSVQETIGSRRSEFMPRLDANYNYRKSSESTFFQAGTTSLVALEASYNLFRGFSDLRSYQAARKNAEAAVYERRAVQEDIVLSVRTAYAEVLRARSRLQTAKESVRLLERQLKDAAAFLREGLIAKNDYLKVEVELATARQNLLQARGNVRVTLKRLARLMAVEIAEDEEIEGFAGLPALDVGAYEGMKKAMLERRSELKALRAQRESETLRMRAIKGQYYPSLDVSASYTRYGDSVVPNGHHLFFGDEMLGTVSLNWNLFSGFRRKHDMAEARYLARATEQEYRDTVQELTLQLREAVELYSVSEGQLKVARTAVVQAEENYRVTDARYRENLATTTDLIDAENFLTRARNQLDGALYDLHIAAARIQRVLEQGVPEEFRSS
- a CDS encoding efflux RND transporter permease subunit produces the protein MDVVRFSITKPVTIVVGVILVVLFGLIGLMRMPYQLSPSVVEPEITVTTVWRGATPYEVEREIIEEQEEALKGIPGLAEMESESSNGMGTVTLRFRVGTDVDDALLRVSNKLNEVPRYPDAAEKPVINATGAATSPVVWMLLKSVEGNPRPVETYFSFFENEVRQHLERVEGVADLFVRGGIEKEMHIIVNPERLAAYGLTINDVIEVLGAENVNVSAGNLGVSRRDYRIRTTGEFTSPEEIEGVVLRSTGQRRIRVRDVATVKFGYEKRRDKVMHNSEGGIAVGVKPEPGTNVLTLTDRTKEVVDRLNKEVLLPQGIFLDWVYDQRPYIRGAIDLIQQNILVGGILAVLVLLLFLQSARAPVVVATAIPISIIGTFIFMQMLGRNLNVVSLAGIAFAVGMLVDNAIVVIENIDRHRKMGKSAFSAAYDGTREVWGAVLASTATTVAVFLPVVFIQEEAGQLFRDIAIAVVSAVTLSLFVSVLVIPMLSRKIFGLTRGGKRGRKVPRKGGVLSAVGGKARGLVMAAVAATTKNWATRVVTVLSLTGLAVAVVVFLIPPMEYLPQGNRNLIINYMVPPPGLSYAEREQIGEHLFEQVEPYIGQDRDGLPAIENMFYVGSEGFMIFGATSKRIDRAADLIPLFTRMIYSVPGMFGVSLQAGIFQTRLGQGRTIDVDISGKNLNNIVQSAQVLFGKIKAEGIEQIRPVPTMEVLYPEVRLVPRRDRLRSNGMSTRDLGVALDVLMDGRDVGEFKQPGEKKIDMVLLTTEEDVSTPEALFSSLVVTPGGKVVPVSSLADMQRTTGITQIRHLERNRTVTLEVTPPKTMPLESAMNSIKTRIVPGLKQAGMLGGVDIKLGGAADKLDVTRRALQWNFVLAAMIAYLLMAALFGNFVYPLVIMFTVPLAGAGGFVGLTILNLFVSQPLDVVTMLGFVILVGIVVNNAILIVHQALNNIRYHGMGHREAVLESTRSRLRPIYMSASTSIFGMLPLVVFPGAGSELYRGLGSVILGGIAVSTVFTVFIIPSLLLFVIRMEKVPTRKEPDGRTEEVAREAQPEEKAVSLREGGTS
- a CDS encoding efflux RND transporter periplasmic adaptor subunit; amino-acid sequence: MKISRLAKGVLALVLLLLPLVAAGLSEEKGPDAAKKKPAGPPPALVVVDAIEEGMVAPSALFVGTVYYAQVSDLSAEVEGQVQSVNYEEGRRVKKGQVLVRLSTELLEAKIQGVRASFEQAVAEYQKAKKDLERIENLYREETVSESLRDEHFFKTQSLEKKRDSLRAELERLEIEKRKKTIEAPFGGIILEKTVEPGEWVTGGGTVAVLADDSALDVLVDVPERILPYIQKGRSLEVQSGGRSLAGTVLTVIPKGDVATRSFTVKLRLAGKSGLLQGMEARVRIPTGPGSKGLVVLRDAVIEMFGQNIVFVVQEGKARMVPVSVTGYEGLVAGIEGPGLVAGMKAVIKGNERLRDGQPVTVAGQKGRSNG
- a CDS encoding CerR family C-terminal domain-containing protein, whose translation is MRTTAGTREKLLAAAEELFLEKGYDGVSVRDLTERAGVNVAAINYHFQGKQNLYREFFRRRLTESVSQKTDALLSVVPAEGKPGLKEVIRMFVREFLEDMLSSRESEQFLNIFFSELSGKGTATDILFEEGVYPMHRVLLDAFRRARPDMPETKLVLSMASIFGQMVHFVRARELVKRLTRRAYSREFIDEIVEHITDFSLKGMGE